A genome region from Anthonomus grandis grandis chromosome 1 unlocalized genomic scaffold, icAntGran1.3 Chromosome127, whole genome shotgun sequence includes the following:
- the LOC126749380 gene encoding uncharacterized protein LOC126749380, which translates to MLSPFYPHVPILLWIILCHCHAKDLLQLFRPKPDLPNELNDFLTDVQHHKDDFAFIRHVAKNQKKYQNSYLENQHLFGEEIDDQLTVSPERGENARENDAGKVEQLLPTPSPLFESFRQEPNGLLGSKYGNLNLDLDALTQDKSLKSLFPQPRYSKYLHSPIRFRRELEDNYLNQRVRTNSEGKYGNIRREEPKFPDNKYHTGYVVDDHEEYDDSDDFDGKNKRQVEINIKSDGKLVKHIEENDGGPKSIILNIKSNNQNPSSMVQQTVAVATAAPQKPSSVQPNSNNVQSNSKTIPNIADSNSNNLLNNKNFGVPINSIPSSNVYAKNDEPIVQEAMRNNGKKLSLPEVGRVATFNDKPFNPLSRTDLGNDEIKYSAGGDSHNMAKSIDMAQSNMNSNLEGGLARKELPSMDLTLNANKEDDFDKIQGLVIDNTNSNDKTIKETLKRRQLTPYDNIAEGFDQSAIEKQPLNQESIDLNYPGEFGQQQQVFLNPSQPYELIEHSTRHILIIPVNTTQCRDNSEEGKKEEEIEQQREAEAIGEAIAQEIQETTTCECDSTTTTTEEVQEIEVVQSDKEKAGYNEQLKRDVEKRSKIKGRVKIIKKKGRSQLDAEELDEMYEEEGPEGLLTREKRARKKHLKRKKGKRKRKKKKKKKKGKRMAADDGQDLEEENRFKRAKPKHKKIIIVKKHKGRPRLRPYKKGFNGLEEDDDDDQNEDEPAAAETNEENRPKRGNKKSKKIIIIKKKGKLKNLQKSHNNDIQDISEEASKESMESDEYLDLEDADGDSERARRAVKKRRRKKKKNKRKKNKKGHKREDLSDQIIDLGEANLKKQPNPRRPTRDVNDQDDPSLVNFYDLNESYEIPGENDFIPAFKGRQLKSIEAEYDPAIIQDVGNHEDKEIEKFKKEHHLDGAQAVMEVGQGMQGIPNYRKKFQDYSEEEDSSVPKLKKKFPIKKTNNRLAFNPGATTEDNDDDYNYSDLSDMEDEKDEDVSYYEEDNDKLDVEEASQDTTDHENDKLINLDRVDDDLKNRLSTIAENNMIYNIVELPESILLDAKNLLSGAHAHGQSRNKGHKVKKKKRKQVRSVRGHGAKKKRKKHKEKKRRRTKHNKGKQHFRVNNPNHKRELSGNGGESERGFQGKPLTEEEKQEIFLKYNPEFQRWPRFIGDQRRSERNLDNPNPFPISNEYLLNPKLDFVKRQEPSEEPTPEAEETSETSSTEAPTSESVQGESVEASSSEASSEAANEAEEPLTTKVETASNEAPISSVSQDVNQAAQEVLETINSDVLESTGVAFVGGVGEAAGAAASANSSTESSTKFVFTTIAEDLTEDTNCDMSHTISICPEETGSHVPITVTSVLPLIQESATGMKVNITKDEFLDLNEIVGGELPRYVVRDSLSSARGSVRHGLKTSKYNMNLQLANFNSSAETGMILNEMTNLMLKLKYHTTCQSLPANLLRYVKIITQNEMDDPMWKIKEMNDIDFDEHQSNYVFRTGQTENIQDKVDVLKELLNRFNNLPADCKERAEPVKEYIMSHLNMANQISGVKVEVTTKASGNKTGGSAPSGQPSGGTSSSSSSSSTSAGGGVTSGGSSESPKVKKEINQRDLEIDHRDTRVLDDRMMEEGLQNQNADANEVIEDHDKKSKRDLNNIHGISTSTSPQYGRLAEAVRSVKNKRAILKRISQIYGRVKGEVKRKTNEKGFEQPRVIDF; encoded by the exons ATACAGCAAATACCTCCATAGCCCGATAAGGTTCCGCAGGGAACTTGAGGACAACTATTTAAACCAAAGAGTAAGAACCAACTCTGAGGGCAAATACGGAAACATCCGAAGGGAAGAACCCAAATTTCCTGATAACAAATATCATACTg GTTATGTGGTTGACGATCATGAGGAATATGATGATTCTGATGATTTTGATGGCAAAAATAAACGGCAAGTGGAAATAAACATTAAG AGTGATGGTAAACTGGTAAAGCACATAGAGGAGAACGACGGCGGCCCAAAGTCAATTATCCTCAATATCAAGTCGAATAACCAGAATCCTTCTAGCATGGTCCAACAGACTGTAGCTGTAGCGACAGCGGCACCTCAAAAACCATCCTCAGTACAGCCGAATAGCAACAATGTGCAAAGCAACAGCAAAACCATCCCGAATATTGCCGACAGCAATAGCAACAATCTGTTGAATAATAAGAACTTTGGGGTGCCGATTAATTCTATACCCTCTAGCAACGTTTATGctaaaaatg ATGAACCAATTGTTCAAGAAGCGATGAGAAATAATGGCAAAAAATTAAGCTTACCAGAAGTGGGGCGTGTTGCTACATTTAACGATAAACCGTTCAACCCCTTGAGTCGAACCGATTTAGGGAATGACGAGATTAAGTATTCGGCCGGGGGTGATAGTCATAATATGGCCAAGAGTATCGATATGGCTCAGAGTAATATGAATAGTAACTTGGAGGGTGGGTTGGCGAGGAAGGAGCTGCCAA GCATGGACTTAACCTTAAACGCCAACAAAGAAGACGATTTCGACAAAATCCAAGGATTGGTCATCGATAACACCAACTCGAACGATAAAACCATAAAAGAAACCCTTAAAAGGCGACAATTAACCCCTTACGACAACATTGCCGAGGGATTCGATCAATCAGCCATTGAAAAA CAACCCTTAAACCAAGAAAGCATCGACCTCAATTACCCCGGAGAGTTTGGACAGCAACAGCAGGTATTCCTCAACCCCAGCCAACCCTACGAGTTAATAGAACATAGCACCAGGCATATCCTGATTATCCCGGTGAATACCACCCAATGTCGCGATAATAGTGAGGAGGGTAAGAAGGAGGAGGAAATTGAGCAGCAGAGGGAAGCAGAAGCGATTGGGGAGGCCATCGCCCAAGAGATCCAAGAGACGACCACTTGTGAATGCG ACTCTACTACTACTACCACCGAAGAGGTGCAAGAGATCGAAGTGGTCCAGTCGGATAAAGAGAAAGCGGGATACAATGAACAACTGAAAAGAGACGTGGAGAAAAGGTCAAAGATCAAAGGTCGTGTGAAGATCATCAAGAAGAAGGGCAGAAGTCAACTGGATGCAGAGGAACTTGATG AGATGTATGAAGAGGAGGGGCCTGAAGGGCTTTTAACAAGAGAAAAGAGAGCGAGAAAGAAGCACTTGAAAAGAAAGAAGGGCAAgaggaagaggaagaagaagaaaaagaagaagaagggaAAAAGGATGGCGGCAGATGATGGCCAGGACTTGGAGGAGGAAAATCGTTTTAAAAGGGCAAAACcgaaacataagaaaattataatcgTTAAGAAGCATAAAGGGAGGCCCAGATTGCGTCCATATAAGAAGGGTTTTAATGGGCTTGAGGAAGATGACGATg ACGATCAAAACGAGGACGAACCGGCAGCGGCCGAAACAAACGAAGAAAACAGACCGAAAAGaggaaacaaaaaaagcaagaaaatcataattattaaaaaaaaaggaaaactgaAAAACCTTCAAAAAAGCCACAATAACGACATCCAAG aCATCTCTGAAGAGGCATCAAAGGAAAGCATGGAAAGTGACGAATATTTAGACCTTGAAGACGCAGATGGAGACTCTGAAAGAGCGAGAAGGGCCGtaaagaaaagaagaagaaaaaagaaaaaaaataaaagaaagaagaaTAAAAAGGGGCATAAGAGAGAGGACCTCAGTGATCAAATTATAGATTTAGG TGAAGCTAATCTCAAAAAACAGCCAAATCCAAGACGTCCAACTCGCGACGTAAACGACCAAGACGATCCCTCATTGGTGAATTTTTACGATCTTAACGAGTCCTACGAGATTCCGGGGGAAAACGATTTTATTCCCGCCTTTAAAGGACGCCAATTGAAGTCTATCGAGGCCGAATACGATCCTGCGATCATTCAGGACGTGGGAAACCACGAGGACAAAGAAATCGAGAAGTTCAAGAAGGAACATCACTTGGATGGAGCACAAGCGGTTATGGAGGTAGGTCAGGGGATGCAGGGTATTCCTAATTACAGGAAAAAGTTCCAAGATTACTCCGAGGAGGAGGACTCTTCAGTGccaaagctaaaaaaaaaattccctatAAAAAAGACCAATAACCGGTTGGCCTTCAACCCTGGAGCAACAACTGAAGACAATGACGACGACTACAACTACTCAGACCTCAGTGACATGGAAGATG AAAAGGATGAAGACGTGTCTTACTATGAAGAAGACAATGATAAGCTGGATGTGGAGGAGGCTTCCCAGGATACCACAGATCATGAAAacgacaaattaataaatctggATCGAGTGGATGACGATCTAAAAAACCGCCTGTCAACCATTGCGGAAAACAATATGATTTATAATATTG tagaACTTCCAGAGAGCATTTTATTGGACGCTAAGAATCTGCTGTCAGGTGCTCACGCCCATGGCCAATCCAGGAACAAAGGACACAaggtgaagaaaaaaaagagaaaacaagTGAGGAGCGTCAGGGGGCACGGTG ctaaaaaaaaaaggaaaaaacataAGGAGAAAAAGAGACGGCGCACCAAGCATAATAAGGGGAAGCAGCATTTTAGGGTGAATAATCCAAATCACAAGCGAGAATTGAGTG GTAACGGGGGTGAAAGTGAACGGGGTTTTCAAGGGAAGCCTTTAACGGAGGAGGAGAAGcaggaaatatttttgaagtataATCCGGAATTTCAGCGATGGCCCAG ATTCATCGGTGACCAGCGTCGATCTGAAAGGAACCTGGACAACCCGAACCCATTCCCCATATCCAACGAGTACCTACTCAATCCAAAACTAGACTTCGTGAAGCGTCAAGAACCCTCTGAAGAACCAACACCTGAAGCAGAAGAAACCTCGGAAACCAGTTCCACTGAGGCTCCCACATCCGAATCTGTTCAGGGAGAATCAGTTGAAGCTTCTAGTAGTGAAGCGAGCTCCGAAGCTGCTAATGAGGCAGAAGAACCCTTGACAACCAAAG TTGAAACAGCTTCAAATGAGGCCCCAATAAGTAGCGTATCGCAAGACGTAAACCAGGCTGCCCAAGAAGTACTTGAAACGATCAATTCGGATGTCTTGGAGAGTACTGGGGTTGCT TTTGTTGGTGGTGTTGGAGAAGCAGCTGGTGCAGCGGCATCCGCCAACTCATCTACTGAATCTTCTACCAAGTTTGTTTTCACTACTATAGCCGAAGACTTGACAGAAG ATACTAATTGCGACATGTCTCATACTATATCGATATGTCCGGAAGAGACGGGCAGTCATGTGCCGATTACTGTCACTAGTGTTTTGCCCTTGATCCAAGAGAGCGCCACTggg ATGAAGGTGAACATAACAAAAGATGAATTTTTGGATCTGAACGAGATTGTCGGTGGAGAGCTGCCCAGGTACGTTGTGAGGGATTCCTTGTCCAGTGCCAGAGGGAGTGTGAGGCACGGCCTAAAGACTTCCAAATATAAT ATGAATTTGCAATTGGCAAACTTCAATAGTAGCGCCGAAACCGGGATGATACTGAACGAAATGACCAATTTGATGTTGAAGTTGAAGTATCACACCACTTGTCAAAGTTTACCGGCCAATTTGCTCAGATATGTGAAAATTATTACGCAGAACGAGATGGACGATCCTATGTGGAAAATTAAGGAGATGAATGATATAG ACTTTGACGAACACCAGAGCAATTACGTGTTCCGCACCGGTCAAACCGAGAACATCCAGGACAAAGTGGACGTGCTCAAGGAGCTCCTAAACAGGTTCAATAACCTGCCGGCAGATTGTAAGGAACGAGCCGAACCTGTGAAGGAGTACATCATGTCCCACCTGAACATGGCCAACCAGATTTCCGGTGTAAAAGTGGAAGTTACCACCAAGGCAAGTGGTAACAAAACCGGAGGTTCTGCGCCTTCGGGACAACCTAGTGGAGGaacctcttcttcttcttcttcttcttctactaGTGCTGGTGGCGGTGTTACTTCTGGAGGGAGTAGCGAGAGCCCTAAAgtaaaaaaag AAATAAACCAAAGAGACTTGGAAATCGACCATCGGGATACTCGGGTGCTCGATGATCGGATGATGGAAGAAGGTCTTCAGAATCAGAACGCGGACGCCAATGAGGTGATTGAAGATCAcgataaaaaaagtaaaagagacttaaataatattcatGGTATCAGTACGTCTACCTCACCTCAATATGGGAGGCTTGCTGAGGCAGTGAGGAGTGTCAAAAATAAGAGGGCCATACTAAAGCGGATCAGTCAAATATATGGGAGAGTAAAAGGTGAGGTGAAAAGGAAAACTAACGAAAAAGGTTTCGAGCAACCGAGAGtgatcgatttttaa